In a genomic window of Ranitomeya imitator isolate aRanImi1 chromosome 5, aRanImi1.pri, whole genome shotgun sequence:
- the HMGN3 gene encoding high mobility group nucleosome-binding domain-containing protein 3 isoform X2: protein MPKRKSPEGAEAKDAGKVTKQEPTRRSARLSSKPAPPKPEAKPKKAAAKEPGSKGNKGAKGKKEEKQEAGKEGTAPSENGENRADEIRISRSTVNVSTSRGAMPSTLSIKGQIETVKVKGTEN from the exons TCTCCAGAGGGTGCTGAAGCCAAGGATGCCGGCAAAGTAACTAAGCAAGAG ccaactAGAAGATCAGCAAGATTGTCGTCA AAACCTGCCCCTCCTAAACctgaagcaaaaccaaaaaaagctgcaGCCAAG GAGCCAGGATCAAAGGGTAACAAAGGTGCTAAAGGGAAGAAGGAAGAAAAACAAGAAGCTGGAAAGGAAGGTACTGCTCCCTCTGAAAATGGTGAAAATAGAGCTGATGAG ATTCGCATCTCTCGCTCAACTGTTAATGTTTCCACatccagaggtgccatgcccagcACACTGTCAATAAAAGGGCAGATTGAAACAGTGAAGGTTAAGG GCACAGAAAACTGA
- the HMGN3 gene encoding high mobility group nucleosome-binding domain-containing protein 3 isoform X4 → MPKRKSPEGAEAKDAGKVTKQEPTRRSARLSSKPAPPKPEAKPKKAAAKEPGSKGNKGAKGKKEEKQEAGKEGTAPSENGENRADEAQKTEPVDDESE, encoded by the exons TCTCCAGAGGGTGCTGAAGCCAAGGATGCCGGCAAAGTAACTAAGCAAGAG ccaactAGAAGATCAGCAAGATTGTCGTCA AAACCTGCCCCTCCTAAACctgaagcaaaaccaaaaaaagctgcaGCCAAG GAGCCAGGATCAAAGGGTAACAAAGGTGCTAAAGGGAAGAAGGAAGAAAAACAAGAAGCTGGAAAGGAAGGTACTGCTCCCTCTGAAAATGGTGAAAATAGAGCTGATGAG GCACAGAAAACTGAACCAGTGGATGACGAGAGTGAATGA
- the HMGN3 gene encoding high mobility group nucleosome-binding domain-containing protein 3 isoform X1, with protein MPKRKSPEGAEAKDAGKVTKQEPTRRSARLSSKPAPPKPEAKPKKAAAKKEPGSKGNKGAKGKKEEKQEAGKEGTAPSENGENRADEIRISRSTVNVSTSRGAMPSTLSIKGQIETVKVKGTEN; from the exons TCTCCAGAGGGTGCTGAAGCCAAGGATGCCGGCAAAGTAACTAAGCAAGAG ccaactAGAAGATCAGCAAGATTGTCGTCA AAACCTGCCCCTCCTAAACctgaagcaaaaccaaaaaaagctgcaGCCAAG AAGGAGCCAGGATCAAAGGGTAACAAAGGTGCTAAAGGGAAGAAGGAAGAAAAACAAGAAGCTGGAAAGGAAGGTACTGCTCCCTCTGAAAATGGTGAAAATAGAGCTGATGAG ATTCGCATCTCTCGCTCAACTGTTAATGTTTCCACatccagaggtgccatgcccagcACACTGTCAATAAAAGGGCAGATTGAAACAGTGAAGGTTAAGG GCACAGAAAACTGA
- the HMGN3 gene encoding high mobility group nucleosome-binding domain-containing protein 3 isoform X3: MPKRKSPEGAEAKDAGKVTKQEPTRRSARLSSKPAPPKPEAKPKKAAAKKEPGSKGNKGAKGKKEEKQEAGKEGTAPSENGENRADEAQKTEPVDDESE; encoded by the exons TCTCCAGAGGGTGCTGAAGCCAAGGATGCCGGCAAAGTAACTAAGCAAGAG ccaactAGAAGATCAGCAAGATTGTCGTCA AAACCTGCCCCTCCTAAACctgaagcaaaaccaaaaaaagctgcaGCCAAG AAGGAGCCAGGATCAAAGGGTAACAAAGGTGCTAAAGGGAAGAAGGAAGAAAAACAAGAAGCTGGAAAGGAAGGTACTGCTCCCTCTGAAAATGGTGAAAATAGAGCTGATGAG GCACAGAAAACTGAACCAGTGGATGACGAGAGTGAATGA